TAAAGAAAACCTCGCAATGGGCGCATTCTTACGGCAGGATAAAGCCGAAGTCGAGGCAGATTTGGAGCGCTGCTACAGCATTTTTCCCCGTCTCAAGGAAAGACTGAACCAGATGGCTCGCACCATGAGCGGCGGCGAACAGCAGATGGTAGCCATCGCTCGAGCCATCATGGCCAGACCGCGACTGCTGATGCTGGATGAACCATCCATTGGACTGGCACAGATTGTTAAAGAACAAATCTTCCAGGGCGTCGCTGAGATCAAGCAACTCGGCGTCACCATCCTGCTGGTGGAGCAGGATTCCAACATGGCGCTCGGTATTGCTGACCGGCTGTATGTGCTGGAACACGGCCGGGTGGCGGCGGAAGGAACTCCGGCTGAGCTGTCGCGTGACACGCACATACGGGATTTATATTTGGGGATTTAGGAGAGACAGTTAGAGGTACGTTGGGGCACATTAACCGCAGAGTACGCAGAGTAACACAGAGGGTGCGCAGAGGGTTACTGAGTATGGTTTAGAGTTATAAATAACCTATCCCTCGTTCCCTCTGTGTCCACTCTGCGACCTCTGTGTACTCTGCGGTAAAACGTACCCTCGTTTCCAAAACTTCAAAATGAATAAAAAGTTGGAGGGGAAATGTATGGTAGGCAAAGGTAAGAAAAGCGTGGCCCTGTTTCTGGCGGTTGTGTTTAGTCTGAGCATTCTGTTGTTAGGCGGCTGCGGCGGCAAGCCGGCGGCGACCAAGGCGGATGCGCCGCTAAAAGTCGGCGTGATCGGGCCGTTTCAGACTGAGCACGGGGTAGCCATTAAGGAATCGGCAATGCTGGCGGCTGAGGAAATCAATGCTACTGGCGGCATCAATGGCCGGAAAATTGAATTAGTCTACGGCGACGACGAAAACTCAGCCGAAAAAGGTCTCGCAGCGTTGAAAAAGCTCTACACCCAGGACAAAGTCGACCTCCTGATGGGCGGCGTCGGTTCCGGCGTGGTTAACGGCATGATGGATGTCATGGCGCAAAACAAGAAGATCTGGCTGGGTACGGGCGCAGCCACTCCAGTCCTCATCGAACGAATAGCCAAAGACTATGAGAAGTATAAATATTACTTCCGGGTTGGTACCCTGGACTCGACAAATCAAGGGAATTCCATCGCTGAGTTCATCGTTGACGTTCTGAATAAAAAACACGGC
The genomic region above belongs to Anaerosporomusa subterranea and contains:
- a CDS encoding ABC transporter ATP-binding protein, with the translated sequence MPVLETRNLSVRYDSALILEDISLFVEEKECVAVLGPNGAGKTTLLRAISRVAPVSGSITYLGEEVSRYRAHELVKKGIVHCPEHRRLFPDFTVKENLAMGAFLRQDKAEVEADLERCYSIFPRLKERLNQMARTMSGGEQQMVAIARAIMARPRLLMLDEPSIGLAQIVKEQIFQGVAEIKQLGVTILLVEQDSNMALGIADRLYVLEHGRVAAEGTPAELSRDTHIRDLYLGI